One region of Carya illinoinensis cultivar Pawnee chromosome 8, C.illinoinensisPawnee_v1, whole genome shotgun sequence genomic DNA includes:
- the LOC122274187 gene encoding auxin-responsive protein SAUR50-like, which translates to MVLKKCSKLPQAAALKRILKRLSSFGKKHGYNNEEDHPDDVPKGYFVVYVGENISRYVIPISWLAHSQFQSLLQRAEEEFGFNHDMGLTIPCEEVVFMSLTSMIRSSYDD; encoded by the coding sequence ATGGTTCTCAAAAAATGTAGCAAACTTCCTCAGGCAGCTGCTTTGAAGCGGATTCTGAAAAGATTGTCAAGCTTTGGGAAGAAGCATGGCTACAATAATGAAGAGGACCATCCTGATGATGTGCCAAAAGGCTATTTTGTTGTCTATGTGGGAGAGAACATAAGCAGATACGTCATTCCCATTTCATGGCTGGCTCACTCGCAGTTCCAAAGTCTGCTTCAAAGAGCTGAGGAAGAGTTTGGCTTTAATCATGACATGGGTCTTACCATTCCTTGTGAAGAAGTTGTTTTTATGTCTCTAACGTCGATGATCAGATCAAGTTATGACGACTGA